Proteins from a genomic interval of Sulfitobacter sp. D7:
- the benD gene encoding benzoate diol dehydrogenase BenD: MSARFEGKVMVVTGAAQGIGRSVAERAAKEGARVLIVDRSPARNEVVKAIRSAGGEAEAISVNLETWTGCAKAMQKAVDLWGQIDILINNVGGTIWAKPYEHYEPTQIEAEVRRSLFPTLFCCRAAIDHMLQRESGVIVNVSSIATRGLNRVPYGAAKGGVNAITANLAWEMAERGIRVVATAPGGTEAPARVVPRNPNAEEEQREDWYQTIVDQTIQSSFMKRYGTLDEQAGPILFLASDDASYITGVTVPVGGGDLG; the protein is encoded by the coding sequence ATGAGTGCGCGTTTCGAAGGCAAGGTTATGGTGGTCACGGGTGCGGCGCAGGGCATCGGTCGATCGGTGGCAGAGCGCGCGGCGAAAGAGGGCGCACGGGTTCTGATCGTCGACCGTTCTCCCGCCCGCAACGAGGTGGTCAAAGCGATCCGCAGTGCCGGGGGGGAGGCCGAAGCGATTAGCGTCAACCTCGAGACATGGACCGGCTGCGCAAAGGCCATGCAAAAGGCCGTCGATCTATGGGGCCAGATCGACATCCTGATCAACAACGTGGGCGGCACCATCTGGGCCAAACCCTATGAGCATTACGAGCCAACGCAGATTGAGGCAGAGGTACGTCGCTCGCTTTTCCCGACACTGTTTTGCTGTCGCGCTGCGATCGACCACATGTTGCAACGCGAAAGTGGCGTGATCGTCAACGTATCTTCCATCGCCACACGGGGGCTCAACCGCGTGCCTTACGGCGCGGCCAAAGGGGGGGTGAACGCGATCACCGCGAACCTTGCCTGGGAGATGGCCGAGCGGGGCATTCGCGTGGTGGCGACAGCGCCCGGTGGCACCGAAGCGCCCGCGCGCGTGGTGCCGCGCAATCCGAATGCCGAAGAAGAACAACGCGAGGACTGGTATCAGACCATCGTCGACCAGACGATCCAGTCCTCCTTCATGAAACGATACGGAACACTCGACGAACAGGCAGGTCCGATCCTGTTTCTGGCGTCGGATGACGCGTCCTACATCACCGGCGTCACGGTGCCGGTGGGTGGGGGCGATCTTGGTTAG
- the benC gene encoding benzoate 1,2-dioxygenase electron transfer component BenC, which produces MTSYNVALNFEDGVTRVIQCEDDEKVTDAAFRQKINLPMDCRDGVCGTCKCFAEKGTYELEFYMDESMSDEEAEAGFVLTCQMIPESDCVLRVPTSSAACKTAPEAVEGEVLAVETLSETSFSLKLKLAKPLGFLPGQYVNVTVPGTGQHRSYSFSSAPGDDEATFLIRNLPGGVMSSYLGAQAKPGDQVTLTGPMGAFYLRPIERNQLWLAGGTGLAPFLSMLEQLAELGADQPIKLYYAVTRAADLVELDRVNALAEKIGNVTVVTVLAAEDEAHDRKGFVTDHLSAEDLCGGDCDVYLCGPPPMVDAVRSHFDILGVAPVSFHYEKFNPTETSAEAA; this is translated from the coding sequence ATGACAAGCTACAATGTCGCCCTGAACTTTGAGGATGGTGTCACCCGCGTCATCCAATGCGAAGACGATGAGAAGGTAACGGATGCGGCCTTCCGGCAGAAAATCAACCTGCCGATGGATTGTCGCGATGGTGTTTGCGGCACCTGCAAATGTTTTGCCGAAAAAGGCACCTACGAGCTTGAGTTCTACATGGACGAGTCCATGAGCGACGAGGAAGCCGAAGCGGGCTTTGTCCTGACCTGTCAGATGATACCCGAAAGCGACTGCGTGTTGCGCGTGCCGACATCATCCGCAGCCTGCAAAACCGCGCCGGAGGCCGTCGAAGGCGAGGTGCTGGCCGTCGAAACCCTTTCTGAGACATCCTTCAGCTTGAAGCTGAAACTGGCCAAACCCCTGGGTTTCCTGCCCGGGCAATATGTCAACGTGACCGTCCCGGGAACCGGACAGCACCGCTCCTATTCCTTCTCTTCCGCGCCGGGCGATGATGAGGCGACCTTCCTGATCCGCAATCTGCCCGGTGGGGTGATGAGCAGCTATCTGGGCGCGCAGGCCAAACCGGGCGATCAGGTGACGCTCACTGGTCCGATGGGGGCGTTTTACCTGCGCCCCATCGAACGTAACCAGCTTTGGCTGGCAGGCGGCACCGGCCTCGCGCCTTTCCTCTCGATGCTGGAGCAATTGGCCGAGCTGGGGGCCGATCAGCCCATCAAACTCTATTACGCGGTGACCCGTGCTGCGGATCTGGTCGAATTGGACCGGGTCAACGCGCTGGCCGAGAAGATTGGCAATGTCACCGTCGTGACCGTCCTCGCAGCAGAGGACGAGGCGCATGACCGCAAGGGGTTTGTGACCGATCACCTTTCGGCAGAAGACCTTTGCGGCGGGGATTGCGATGTCTACCTCTGCGGCCCGCCGCCCATGGTGGATGCGGTGCGGTCGCACTTCGACATATTGGGCGTGGCACCGGTGAGCTTTCATTATGAAAAGTTCAACCCGACAGAAACCTCGGCAGAAGCCGCATGA
- the benB gene encoding benzoate 1,2-dioxygenase small subunit produces MSTATLERTEAASAMSYEEIQAFLFAEARALDDRDWDTWLAFYHKDCPFWMPAWDDYDTLTEDPANEISLMYYPNKQGIEDRVFRIKTDRSSATSLPEPRTNHYLSGIEVLARKGSEIKLRFNWQTLSYRYGATDQHWGTSFYTVDITGPKPLITDKKVVLKNDHIHHVIDVYHT; encoded by the coding sequence ATGAGCACTGCAACACTTGAGCGCACAGAAGCTGCCTCGGCCATGAGCTATGAAGAGATCCAAGCGTTTCTCTTCGCAGAGGCCCGCGCCCTTGATGACCGGGACTGGGACACTTGGTTGGCCTTCTACCACAAGGATTGCCCCTTCTGGATGCCTGCATGGGACGATTATGACACGCTGACCGAAGACCCGGCGAACGAGATTTCACTGATGTACTATCCCAACAAACAGGGCATCGAGGATCGCGTCTTTCGGATCAAAACCGACCGGTCATCGGCCACGTCACTGCCTGAGCCGCGGACCAACCATTACCTTTCTGGTATCGAAGTGCTGGCTCGCAAGGGCAGCGAGATCAAGCTGCGCTTCAACTGGCAAACGCTGAGCTACCGTTACGGTGCGACCGACCAGCACTGGGGCACGTCTTTTTACACGGTCGACATCACCGGCCCCAAGCCGCTGATCACTGACAAAAAAGTAGTCCTGAAGAACGACCACATCCACCACGTGATCGACGTCTACCACACCTGA
- the benA gene encoding benzoate 1,2-dioxygenase large subunit: MFTQSNLDEFQTRLDGAIQDDPENGVFRCRRDIFTDEEMFELEIKHIFEGNWIYMAHESQIPNSGDYFTLTMGRTPVVITRDKEGELHALVNACSHRGAQLCRFKRRNQKTFTCPFHGWTFSNTGKLLKVKDPKGAGYPEQFNKDGSHDLTKVAKFENYRGFLFGSLSEDVQPLTDYLGDACKMIDMIVDQADEGLEVLRGASTYTYDGNWKLQAENGADGYHVSAVHWNYVATTAHRTDDGKEDDIKATDASKWAKQRGGFHAYENGHILLWTEWADPTNRPGYSRLEEWTEKHGETKADWMVGVLRNLCLYPNVFLMDQFSSQIRVFRPISVNETEVTIYCIAPKGESQEARTRRIRQYEDFFNASGMATPDDTEEFRATQRGYAGAAHAKWNDLTRGATQWIKGPDEDAKKLGINPILSGARTEDEGLFVIQHSNWQERMNHAIAKERETAPDATLAAE; this comes from the coding sequence ATGTTCACACAATCCAATCTTGATGAGTTCCAGACGCGCCTTGATGGCGCGATCCAAGATGATCCTGAAAACGGTGTATTCCGTTGTCGCCGGGACATCTTCACCGATGAAGAGATGTTCGAACTGGAGATCAAACATATCTTCGAAGGCAACTGGATCTACATGGCGCATGAAAGCCAGATCCCGAACTCGGGCGACTACTTTACCCTGACGATGGGGCGCACGCCGGTTGTCATCACCCGCGACAAGGAAGGCGAACTGCACGCGCTGGTGAACGCTTGTTCGCACCGTGGGGCGCAGCTTTGCCGGTTCAAACGTCGCAATCAAAAGACATTTACCTGCCCTTTCCACGGTTGGACCTTTTCGAACACCGGCAAGCTTTTGAAGGTCAAAGACCCCAAAGGCGCAGGTTACCCTGAGCAGTTCAACAAGGACGGCAGCCACGACCTTACCAAAGTGGCGAAGTTCGAGAACTATCGCGGGTTCCTATTCGGCTCGCTCAGCGAGGACGTTCAACCGCTGACAGACTACCTGGGCGATGCGTGCAAGATGATCGACATGATCGTGGATCAGGCCGACGAGGGGCTTGAGGTCCTGCGCGGCGCGTCGACCTACACCTATGACGGCAATTGGAAACTACAGGCCGAGAATGGGGCCGATGGCTATCACGTCTCGGCGGTTCATTGGAACTATGTGGCGACCACGGCCCACCGCACCGACGATGGTAAGGAAGACGACATCAAGGCAACGGATGCCAGCAAATGGGCCAAGCAGCGGGGCGGCTTTCACGCCTATGAGAACGGTCACATCCTACTCTGGACCGAATGGGCCGATCCGACCAACCGTCCGGGATATTCGCGCCTTGAGGAATGGACCGAAAAGCACGGCGAAACCAAAGCCGATTGGATGGTAGGTGTGTTGCGCAACCTTTGCCTCTACCCAAACGTCTTCCTGATGGATCAGTTCAGTTCCCAGATCCGGGTCTTCCGCCCGATCAGCGTCAATGAGACCGAAGTGACCATCTATTGCATCGCTCCTAAAGGGGAGAGCCAAGAAGCACGGACCCGCCGCATTCGGCAGTACGAGGACTTCTTCAATGCCTCAGGGATGGCCACACCGGATGATACCGAAGAATTTCGGGCCACACAGCGCGGCTATGCCGGTGCTGCACATGCCAAATGGAACGACCTGACCCGCGGGGCCACACAGTGGATCAAGGGGCCGGATGAGGATGCCAAGAAGCTGGGGATCAACCCGATCCTATCTGGCGCGCGGACGGAGGACGAAGGACTCTTCGTGATCCAGCACAGCAACTGGCAAGAGCGTATGAACCATGCCATCGCAAAGGAACGCGAAACCGCGCCTGATGCGACTTTGGCAGCAGAATAA
- a CDS encoding muconate/chloromuconate family cycloisomerase yields the protein MTKIDQIETMILDIPTIRGHVLSMATMRTQTAVLVRIKYSDGSEGIGEGTTIGGLSYGAESPEGIQSAIDTYITPLLLGREADNVNGAIQLIDKLVKGNRIAKTAVEIALWDGLGKRLGVPVSQLFGGAVHQKLPVAWTLASGNSDTDIAEAQEMIETRRHNIFKLKIGKRSVREDVTHVARIKQAVGDAASVRVDVNTAWSLQEARWGLKGLQDAGCELVEQPVAARYRRAMAELTKGYEIAVMADEALNGPEDALAAVRENCADVFAVKVSQSGGLKRASEVIAIGQAAGLGLYGGTMLETGLGTAAALQLFATIETLHWGTEFFGPLLLTDGILAEPLIYRDFCVEVPSGPGIGVTLDPDKITAFRRCAQRSMKAVAG from the coding sequence ATGACGAAGATCGACCAAATCGAGACGATGATCCTCGACATCCCGACCATTCGAGGACACGTGCTTTCGATGGCGACGATGCGTACGCAGACCGCTGTCTTGGTTCGGATCAAATACTCTGATGGGTCGGAAGGGATCGGTGAGGGCACGACCATCGGCGGTCTGAGCTACGGCGCCGAAAGCCCTGAGGGCATCCAATCTGCAATTGATACCTATATCACTCCGCTCTTGCTGGGCCGTGAAGCTGATAATGTGAACGGCGCGATCCAACTGATCGACAAGCTGGTGAAGGGAAACCGCATTGCCAAAACCGCAGTGGAAATCGCGCTGTGGGACGGGTTGGGCAAACGGCTCGGTGTGCCGGTCTCGCAGCTGTTCGGCGGAGCGGTGCATCAGAAATTGCCCGTCGCTTGGACCTTGGCCTCGGGGAATTCCGATACGGACATCGCCGAAGCGCAGGAAATGATCGAAACCCGGCGTCACAATATCTTTAAGCTGAAAATCGGCAAACGGTCCGTGCGGGAGGATGTCACGCATGTTGCGCGTATCAAACAGGCCGTAGGCGATGCGGCAAGTGTAAGGGTGGATGTCAATACGGCGTGGTCCCTTCAGGAAGCACGCTGGGGTTTGAAGGGGTTGCAGGATGCTGGCTGTGAGCTGGTCGAACAGCCTGTCGCCGCGCGCTATCGCCGGGCGATGGCCGAACTGACCAAGGGCTATGAGATCGCCGTCATGGCGGATGAAGCTCTGAATGGCCCGGAGGACGCGTTGGCCGCCGTCCGTGAGAATTGCGCCGACGTTTTCGCCGTGAAAGTTTCCCAGTCAGGCGGGCTTAAACGCGCCTCTGAGGTTATCGCGATCGGTCAGGCCGCTGGCCTTGGCCTTTACGGCGGCACCATGCTTGAGACCGGATTGGGCACGGCAGCAGCGCTGCAACTCTTTGCGACGATCGAGACCCTGCACTGGGGCACCGAATTTTTCGGACCCTTGTTGCTGACGGACGGGATCCTCGCGGAGCCGCTTATTTACCGCGACTTCTGTGTCGAAGTCCCGTCCGGCCCGGGCATCGGTGTCACGCTCGACCCCGACAAGATCACCGCATTCCGACGTTGTGCGCAACGCAGCATGAAAGCCGTCGCTGGCTGA
- the ygiD gene encoding 4,5-DOPA dioxygenase extradiol, which yields MQTHTLHSLRDRFAPTQRMPVVFLGHGSPMHAITEGPFSQAWTTLGEGLPRPNAVLVVSAHWMTRGTTLVDVSALPRTIHDFNGFPDALYAEQYPAQGQPELAREVVSLLSSHRAEEDDTWGLDHGAWAVLKYLYPEADVPVFQVSIDMGQGLAHQLEIGQALSDLRDRGVLMLGSGNIVHNLRRLSFNGRPESFALEFDDLFSGRLIDRDFDTLSNREKLGSLLIEAHPSVDHYLPALTIAGASDQRDDLLFMTDSIDLGSISMRSFIFHPR from the coding sequence ATGCAGACCCATACCTTGCACAGCCTGCGCGATCGCTTCGCACCAACTCAAAGAATGCCGGTTGTCTTTCTCGGCCACGGCAGCCCTATGCATGCCATCACGGAGGGGCCGTTCAGCCAAGCTTGGACCACTTTGGGGGAGGGCCTTCCACGGCCAAACGCGGTCCTCGTGGTATCGGCCCATTGGATGACACGCGGCACAACGCTGGTTGATGTCTCCGCCTTGCCGCGCACGATCCACGACTTCAATGGCTTTCCGGACGCGCTCTATGCTGAGCAATACCCGGCACAGGGGCAACCGGAGCTCGCGCGCGAAGTTGTCTCTCTTCTCTCGAGCCACCGGGCCGAGGAAGACGACACCTGGGGGTTGGACCACGGCGCCTGGGCGGTTCTGAAATATCTATACCCGGAAGCGGATGTTCCTGTGTTTCAGGTCTCCATCGACATGGGGCAAGGGTTGGCACATCAACTCGAGATCGGCCAAGCACTGTCCGACCTGCGAGATCGGGGCGTGCTCATGCTCGGGTCTGGCAATATCGTTCATAACCTGCGGCGGCTGAGCTTTAACGGAAGACCCGAATCCTTTGCGCTTGAGTTCGATGATCTGTTTAGCGGTCGTTTGATCGACCGTGACTTCGATACGCTGTCAAATCGCGAAAAGTTGGGCTCTCTACTTATCGAAGCGCACCCCAGCGTGGACCATTACTTGCCCGCGCTCACAATCGCGGGCGCATCGGATCAGCGCGATGACCTGCTGTTCATGACCGACAGTATCGACCTTGGGTCGATCTCCATGCGGTCCTTTATCTTTCATCCGAGGTAG
- a CDS encoding DoxX family protein has translation MVTQFNTDLAALTLRLSSGVLFIAHGWMKVSLFTIPGTVAFFESLGLPGFFAYLTILAELGGGLLLIAGVAVRLVSLPLVAILLGSVWAHAGFGWTFSNQGGGWEFPLFWAVVQGVIALLGAGTYALRLPVIDRALGKFA, from the coding sequence ATGGTAACGCAATTCAATACCGATCTCGCAGCCCTAACGCTCCGTCTCTCCAGCGGTGTTCTCTTTATCGCCCACGGGTGGATGAAGGTGAGCCTTTTCACCATTCCCGGCACCGTCGCGTTTTTTGAAAGCCTAGGCCTACCGGGCTTCTTTGCTTACCTGACAATCCTCGCTGAGCTTGGTGGTGGTCTTTTGTTGATCGCTGGCGTTGCGGTCCGTCTTGTGTCCTTGCCGCTGGTTGCCATCCTCCTTGGGTCGGTCTGGGCTCATGCCGGGTTCGGCTGGACCTTCTCAAACCAAGGTGGTGGATGGGAATTCCCGCTGTTCTGGGCGGTAGTCCAAGGCGTGATCGCCCTGCTGGGAGCGGGCACCTATGCGCTGCGCCTGCCGGTGATTGACCGTGCCTTGGGTAAATTCGCCTGA
- a CDS encoding LysR family transcriptional regulator: MDLLDQLRAFVATARSGSFTAAAEEIGTSNRLTSKYVAELEQRLGVRLLQRTTRQVGLSPAGETLLAGVPALLDGIDDLLEEVSQGSEGLSGPLRITAPVTFGEIYVAGMLARFGAIYPDLTIDLRLSDTYADLASDGIDLALRIGHFDLSSMKVRRLTRFESILVASPAFLAQSPKITRPEDLSEVSCIVDTNRRLARRWNFTRASEERVVQVKGRFQVNSAHAAAELARQGLGVAYIPSFAVSDAIERGALVPLLPEWTGEKGDVAAVYLEGRALPRKVRTLIDFIVDDIGETSF, from the coding sequence ATGGACCTGCTCGATCAATTGCGCGCCTTCGTGGCAACGGCCCGAAGCGGATCGTTCACCGCGGCGGCCGAAGAAATAGGCACCTCCAACCGCCTGACGTCAAAGTACGTGGCCGAGCTTGAGCAGAGGCTTGGGGTTCGCCTGCTGCAAAGAACGACACGGCAGGTTGGGCTGTCCCCGGCTGGGGAAACCTTGCTGGCCGGTGTCCCCGCGCTCCTTGATGGGATCGACGACCTCCTAGAGGAAGTTTCGCAAGGGTCCGAAGGTCTGTCCGGTCCGCTCCGGATCACGGCCCCCGTCACTTTTGGCGAGATTTACGTGGCCGGCATGCTGGCACGCTTCGGCGCCATTTACCCTGATCTAACAATCGATCTGCGATTGAGCGATACCTATGCGGACCTTGCATCAGATGGGATCGACCTGGCCCTGCGCATTGGCCATTTCGATCTGTCGTCCATGAAGGTCCGCCGCCTGACCCGTTTCGAAAGCATTCTTGTCGCCAGCCCCGCCTTTCTGGCCCAGAGTCCCAAGATCACAAGGCCTGAAGACCTGTCCGAGGTAAGCTGTATCGTCGATACGAACCGGCGCCTTGCGCGTCGCTGGAACTTCACTCGGGCGTCTGAGGAACGGGTCGTCCAAGTCAAAGGACGGTTTCAGGTGAACTCCGCTCACGCGGCGGCAGAACTCGCGCGCCAAGGGCTTGGAGTGGCCTATATCCCGAGCTTCGCGGTGAGTGACGCCATCGAACGCGGTGCGCTGGTGCCGCTTTTGCCCGAGTGGACCGGGGAGAAAGGCGATGTGGCGGCGGTCTACCTCGAAGGCCGCGCCCTTCCGCGCAAGGTACGGACGCTTATCGATTTTATCGTGGACGACATAGGCGAAACCTCATTCTAA
- a CDS encoding IclR family transcriptional regulator domain-containing protein gives MTNKSSSTISSLAKGLRVIECFDAQRPKLSISEVAALTGLDRATSRRCLLTLHAEGYAAYDGKYFALTHRCLRLGTGAIGALQLPQVVQPWLDQLTEQIGQSCSVAILDEIEIVYLARASQRRVMSIGLMPGSRLPAHSTSMGRVLLGAMPEAEARRIIEASDLSPRTRFSLTDPDEIMMHVQAARTRGYAVVDQEVEISLRSLAVPVLNSKGTVVAALNTGMAATQPDPEELVESYLPALLKVQAGISRILG, from the coding sequence ATGACGAACAAATCCAGCAGTACAATCTCATCTCTCGCCAAGGGACTTCGGGTGATCGAATGTTTCGATGCGCAGCGCCCCAAGCTGTCGATTAGCGAGGTCGCCGCGCTGACCGGGCTTGACCGTGCTACTTCGCGCCGGTGCCTGTTGACGCTCCATGCCGAAGGCTATGCTGCCTATGATGGGAAATACTTCGCTCTCACACACCGCTGTTTGCGCCTCGGCACGGGGGCCATCGGCGCTCTGCAACTGCCGCAGGTCGTGCAGCCTTGGCTGGATCAGCTGACCGAACAGATCGGTCAAAGCTGCTCGGTCGCCATTCTTGACGAGATCGAAATTGTCTATCTCGCTCGGGCATCGCAGCGGCGTGTCATGTCGATTGGCCTGATGCCCGGATCGCGCCTTCCGGCGCATAGCACGTCCATGGGGCGCGTGTTGTTAGGCGCGATGCCGGAGGCAGAAGCGCGCCGGATTATTGAGGCGTCCGACCTCTCCCCGCGCACCCGGTTCAGCTTGACGGATCCGGATGAGATCATGATGCACGTGCAGGCAGCGCGGACGCGCGGCTATGCGGTGGTCGATCAAGAAGTTGAGATCAGTCTGCGCTCGCTCGCGGTGCCAGTGCTCAACAGCAAAGGTACCGTGGTTGCTGCTCTGAACACCGGAATGGCGGCCACGCAGCCGGATCCGGAAGAGTTGGTCGAAAGTTACCTGCCCGCGCTGCTGAAGGTGCAGGCCGGAATTTCCCGCATTCTTGGATAG